In a genomic window of Staphylococcus taiwanensis:
- the radA gene encoding DNA repair protein RadA: MAKKKVIFECMACGYQSPKWMGKCPNCGAWNQMEEIIEKASNPKHGVKTNESSAKVQKLNSIKNEQTPRVQTESREFNRVLGGGIVSGSLVLIGGDPGIGKSTLLLQICASLSQKLNVLYITGEESLNQTKLRADRLDEDSSNLNVFAETDLEVIHQTVKQEQPDILVVDSIQTIYHPEISSAPGSVSQVRESTQSLMNIAKQMNIATFIVGHVTKEGQIAGPRLLEHMVDTVLYFEGDEHHAYRILRAVKNRFGSTNEMGIFEMKQSGLKGVQNPSEMFLEERSTNVPGSTIVATMEGTRPLLIEVQALVTPTTFNNPRRMATGIDHNRLSLLMAVLEKKENYLLQQQDAYIKVAGGVRLIEPAVDLSVIVATASSFKDKAVDGLDCYIGEVGLTGEVRRVSRIEQRVQEAAKLGFERVIIPQTNIGGWTFPEGIRVVGVSNVHEALKYAFKS, encoded by the coding sequence TTGGCCAAAAAGAAAGTGATTTTCGAATGTATGGCTTGTGGCTATCAATCTCCTAAATGGATGGGTAAATGTCCAAATTGTGGTGCATGGAACCAAATGGAGGAAATAATTGAGAAAGCCTCAAATCCTAAACATGGCGTAAAGACCAATGAGTCAAGCGCTAAAGTTCAAAAATTAAATAGTATTAAAAACGAACAAACGCCTAGAGTACAAACAGAATCAAGAGAATTTAATCGCGTTCTAGGTGGAGGAATCGTTAGTGGTTCTTTAGTGTTAATAGGTGGGGACCCAGGTATTGGGAAGTCTACACTTTTATTACAAATTTGTGCTTCGTTATCTCAAAAATTAAATGTACTATATATTACTGGTGAAGAATCGTTGAATCAAACAAAATTACGTGCAGATCGTTTAGATGAGGATTCAAGTAACTTGAATGTGTTTGCCGAAACAGATTTGGAAGTGATTCATCAAACAGTAAAACAAGAACAACCAGATATTCTAGTGGTCGACTCTATACAAACGATATATCATCCTGAAATTAGTTCTGCACCTGGTTCGGTATCTCAAGTACGTGAAAGTACGCAAAGTTTAATGAATATAGCTAAACAAATGAATATTGCGACATTCATAGTTGGCCATGTAACTAAAGAAGGGCAAATTGCTGGTCCACGTTTATTAGAACATATGGTTGATACGGTTCTATATTTTGAAGGCGATGAACACCATGCATATCGTATTTTAAGAGCTGTGAAGAACCGTTTTGGTTCTACAAACGAAATGGGTATTTTCGAAATGAAACAAAGTGGTTTGAAAGGTGTTCAGAATCCATCTGAAATGTTCTTGGAAGAGCGTTCTACAAATGTACCAGGTTCTACTATCGTAGCAACCATGGAAGGAACACGCCCTTTATTAATTGAAGTACAAGCGTTAGTTACCCCAACGACATTTAATAATCCTAGACGTATGGCTACTGGCATTGATCATAATCGTTTGAGTTTATTAATGGCTGTTCTAGAGAAAAAGGAAAACTATTTATTACAGCAACAAGATGCTTATATTAAAGTAGCAGGTGGCGTTAGATTGATTGAACCGGCAGTAGATTTAAGTGTCATTGTAGCGACGGCATCAAGTTTTAAAGATAAAGCAGTTGATGGATTAGATTGTTATATTGGTGAAGTTGGTTTGACTGGTGAAGTGAGACGAGTTTCACGAATTGAACAACGTGTTCAAGAAGCGGCTAAATTAGGTTTTGAAAGAGTCATCATACCTCAAACAAATATTGGTGGTTGGACTTTTCCTGAAGGTATACGCGTAGTTGGTGTCTCAAATGTGCATGAGGCCCTTAAATATGCTTTTAAATCTTAA
- a CDS encoding CtsR family transcriptional regulator, with protein MHNMSDIIEQYIKKLFEETNEDVVEIQRANIAQRFDCVPSQLNYVIKTRFTNEHGYEIESKRGGGGYIRITKIENKDATGYINHLMQLIGPSISQQQAYYILDGLLDKGLITEREARMIHVIVDRETLKMDVVARDIIRANILKRLLPIINYY; from the coding sequence ATGCACAACATGTCTGACATCATAGAACAGTACATTAAAAAATTATTTGAAGAAACTAATGAAGACGTGGTAGAAATTCAACGAGCGAACATTGCTCAACGTTTCGACTGTGTACCTTCTCAATTAAATTATGTTATTAAAACAAGATTTACAAACGAACATGGATATGAAATTGAAAGTAAACGTGGTGGTGGAGGATATATCCGAATCACAAAAATTGAAAATAAAGATGCAACGGGGTATATTAATCACCTAATGCAACTTATAGGTCCATCTATTTCACAACAACAAGCATATTACATTTTAGATGGTCTCTTAGATAAAGGTTTAATTACAGAAAGAGAAGCACGTATGATTCACGTTATTGTGGATCGCGAAACATTGAAAATGGATGTTGTGGCTCGTGATATTATTAGAGCCAATATTCTAAAAAGATTATTACCAATTATTAATTATTATTAA
- a CDS encoding UvrB/UvrC motif-containing protein yields the protein MLCENCHLNEAEVKLTVKSKEGTSEKWVCSICAQGDNPWQQSESDTTHSQFQDDIEEAFVVKQILQHLATKHGINFHEVAFQEEKRCPTCNMTLKDIAHVGKFGCPNCYATFKDDIVDIVRRVQGGQFEHVGKTPRSSHKKLAIKKQIEEKTKYLNVLIDEQNFEEAAVVRDEIKALKDESEVERNE from the coding sequence GTGCTTTGCGAAAATTGTCATTTAAATGAAGCAGAGGTTAAACTCACAGTAAAAAGTAAAGAAGGCACTTCTGAGAAATGGGTATGCTCAATATGTGCTCAAGGAGATAATCCTTGGCAGCAAAGTGAGTCTGATACAACGCATTCTCAGTTTCAGGATGATATTGAAGAAGCATTTGTCGTTAAACAAATTTTACAGCATCTTGCAACGAAACATGGAATTAACTTTCATGAAGTGGCTTTTCAAGAAGAAAAACGATGTCCAACTTGTAATATGACGTTAAAAGATATAGCCCATGTAGGAAAATTTGGATGTCCAAATTGTTATGCAACGTTTAAAGATGACATCGTTGATATCGTGAGACGTGTGCAAGGTGGGCAATTTGAACACGTAGGTAAAACACCTCGCTCTTCACATAAAAAATTAGCCATTAAAAAGCAAATAGAAGAAAAAACAAAATATTTAAATGTGCTTATTGATGAACAGAACTTTGAAGAAGCAGCTGTCGTTAGAGATGAAATTAAAGCATTAAAAGACGAGAGCGAGGTGGAACGTAATGAGTGA
- the pdxT gene encoding pyridoxal 5'-phosphate synthase glutaminase subunit PdxT yields the protein MKIGVLALQGAVREHIRHIELSGHEGIAVKKVEQLEEIDGLILPGGESTTLRRLMDLYGFKEKLQQSDLPMFGTCAGLIVLAKDVEGETGYLKKLDITVERNSFGRQVDSFEAELDIKGIAEDIEGVFIRAPHIASVEEGVEILSTVGDKIVAVKQGKYLGVSFHPELTDDYRVTQYFIEHMVK from the coding sequence ATGAAGATTGGTGTATTAGCATTGCAAGGTGCCGTACGTGAGCACATTCGTCATATTGAACTTAGTGGTCATGAAGGTATTGCGGTTAAAAAGGTTGAACAATTAGAAGAAATAGATGGATTAATTCTTCCAGGTGGGGAATCTACTACACTTAGAAGATTAATGGACTTATATGGATTTAAAGAAAAGTTACAACAGTCTGATTTACCAATGTTTGGCACATGTGCAGGATTGATTGTCCTTGCCAAAGATGTCGAAGGTGAAACTGGATATTTAAAAAAATTAGATATTACAGTGGAACGAAATTCATTTGGTAGACAAGTGGATAGTTTTGAAGCAGAACTTGATATTAAAGGTATCGCTGAAGATATAGAAGGCGTATTTATTAGAGCACCTCATATCGCTAGTGTTGAAGAGGGCGTAGAAATATTAAGTACAGTGGGCGATAAGATTGTTGCTGTTAAACAAGGTAAATATTTAGGTGTATCATTCCATCCTGAATTAACGGATGATTATAGAGTGACACAATACTTTATTGAACATATGGTTAAATAA
- a CDS encoding NupC/NupG family nucleoside CNT transporter: protein MHILIGIIGIIFFLALAFLFSSDRKNIRWQYVGILLVIQLVFAFILLKTTAGITVIGGISEGFNYLLQKAAEGVNFVFGGFKFVNPKNPPFFFSVLLPIVFISALIGILQYTRILPWIINVLGFLISKINGMGRLESYNAVAAAILGQSEVFISLKKQLPYIPKQRLYTLTASAMSTVSASIIGAYFTLIEPKYVVTAVVLNLFGGFIIASIINPYKVNEEDDKLLVDESETKQQSFFEMLGEYILDGFKVAVIVGAMLIGYIAIIALLNGLVSGAFSLVSGGAIKWDFQTLIGFVFAPLAFLAGVPWEDAVKSGSVMATKLLSNEFVAMQSLGNLKGISEHAKGVTSVFLVSFANFSSIGIISGAIKSLNSEKGDVVARFGLKLLFGATLVSFISAAIAGFFI, encoded by the coding sequence ATGCATATTCTTATTGGGATTATTGGGATAATTTTCTTTTTGGCACTTGCATTTTTGTTTAGCTCTGACAGAAAAAATATCCGTTGGCAATATGTTGGTATTTTATTAGTTATCCAACTTGTCTTTGCGTTTATTTTATTAAAAACGACAGCAGGTATCACAGTAATTGGGGGCATTTCTGAAGGATTTAACTACTTGTTACAGAAAGCAGCAGAAGGGGTTAACTTTGTATTTGGAGGATTTAAATTTGTAAATCCTAAAAATCCACCATTCTTCTTCAGTGTATTATTACCAATCGTATTTATTTCAGCATTAATTGGTATCTTACAATATACAAGAATTTTGCCTTGGATTATCAATGTTTTAGGATTCTTAATTTCTAAAATTAATGGTATGGGACGTTTAGAGTCATATAATGCAGTTGCTGCTGCAATCTTAGGACAATCTGAAGTTTTCATTTCATTAAAAAAACAATTACCTTACATACCTAAACAACGTTTGTATACATTAACAGCTTCAGCAATGTCTACAGTATCAGCTTCAATTATTGGTGCTTACTTCACATTAATTGAACCTAAATATGTAGTTACTGCAGTTGTATTAAACTTATTTGGCGGTTTCATCATTGCTTCTATTATTAACCCATATAAAGTTAATGAAGAAGACGATAAATTATTAGTAGATGAAAGTGAAACGAAGCAACAATCATTCTTCGAAATGTTAGGGGAATACATTTTAGATGGTTTCAAAGTTGCTGTTATCGTTGGAGCAATGTTAATTGGTTATATTGCAATTATCGCTTTATTAAATGGTTTAGTAAGCGGTGCGTTTAGCTTAGTATCAGGTGGCGCTATTAAATGGGATTTCCAAACATTAATTGGATTTGTCTTTGCACCATTAGCTTTTTTAGCTGGAGTACCATGGGAAGACGCTGTTAAATCAGGTTCAGTTATGGCAACTAAATTATTATCTAATGAATTTGTTGCGATGCAATCATTAGGTAACTTGAAAGGTATTTCTGAACATGCGAAAGGTGTAACATCAGTATTCTTAGTATCATTCGCTAACTTCAGTTCAATCGGTATTATCTCAGGTGCCATTAAATCACTTAATTCTGAAAAAGGTGACGTGGTAGCACGCTTCGGACTTAAGTTGTTATTTGGTGCTACATTAGTATCATTCATTTCAGCTGCAATTGCTGGATTCTTTATCTAA
- a CDS encoding glutamate--tRNA ligase, with protein sequence MSERIRVRYAPSPTGYLHIGNARTALFNYLFAKHYDGDFVVRIEDTDSKRNLEDGESSQFDNLKWLGLDWDESIDKDKGYGPYRQSERGDIYNPLIQQLLDEDKAYKCYMTEEELEKEREEQLARGEMPRYGGKHAHLTEEERQQFEAEGRKPAIRFRVPQDQTYTFNDMVKGEISFDSNNMGDWVIVKKDGIPTYNFAVAIDDHFMEISDVIRGDDHVSNTPKQLMIYEAFGWEPPRFGHMSLIVNEERKKLSKRDGQILQFIEQYRDLGYLPEALFNFITLLGWSPEGEEEIFSKEEFIKIFDEKRLSKSPAMFDRQKLAWVNNQYMKTKDTETVFELALPHLIKANLIPENPSEEDKVWGRKLIGLYQKEMSYAGEIVPLSEMFFHDMPELGDEEQEVINGEQVPELMSHLYGKLEALEPFEAAEIKKTIKEVQKETGIKGKQLFMPIRVAVTGQMHGPELPNTIEVLGKDKVLTRLKKYV encoded by the coding sequence ATGAGTGAACGCATAAGAGTGAGATATGCGCCAAGTCCAACTGGATATTTACACATTGGTAATGCGAGAACAGCATTATTTAACTATTTATTTGCGAAGCATTATGATGGAGATTTCGTAGTGCGTATTGAAGACACAGATAGTAAGCGTAATCTTGAAGATGGCGAATCATCACAATTTGATAATTTAAAATGGCTAGGTTTAGATTGGGATGAATCTATCGATAAAGATAAAGGATATGGTCCTTATCGTCAGTCTGAACGTGGCGATATCTATAATCCATTAATTCAACAATTATTAGATGAAGATAAAGCATATAAATGTTATATGACTGAGGAAGAATTAGAGAAAGAACGTGAAGAACAGTTAGCGCGTGGTGAAATGCCTCGTTATGGTGGTAAACATGCACACTTAACTGAAGAAGAACGTCAACAATTTGAAGCGGAAGGTCGTAAACCAGCGATTAGATTCCGTGTACCTCAAGACCAAACATATACGTTCAATGATATGGTTAAAGGTGAAATTTCATTCGACTCTAATAATATGGGCGACTGGGTTATTGTGAAGAAAGATGGCATTCCAACATACAACTTTGCCGTAGCAATCGATGATCACTTCATGGAAATCTCAGATGTTATTCGAGGCGACGACCATGTATCTAATACACCTAAACAATTAATGATTTATGAAGCATTTGGTTGGGAACCACCTCGTTTCGGTCACATGTCATTAATCGTTAACGAAGAACGTAAGAAATTAAGTAAACGTGATGGCCAAATTTTACAATTCATTGAGCAATATCGTGACTTAGGTTATTTACCAGAAGCGTTATTTAACTTCATTACACTACTAGGTTGGTCTCCTGAAGGTGAAGAGGAAATCTTCTCTAAAGAAGAATTCATTAAGATTTTCGATGAAAAACGTCTTTCAAAATCGCCAGCAATGTTTGATAGACAAAAACTTGCATGGGTTAACAACCAATACATGAAAACGAAAGACACTGAAACAGTGTTTGAACTTGCATTACCACACTTAATCAAAGCTAATTTAATTCCTGAAAACCCAAGTGAAGAAGATAAAGTCTGGGGTCGCAAATTAATTGGACTTTATCAAAAAGAAATGAGTTATGCAGGCGAAATTGTACCATTATCAGAAATGTTCTTCCATGATATGCCTGAACTAGGTGATGAAGAACAAGAAGTTATTAATGGTGAACAAGTTCCTGAATTAATGTCACATTTATATGGTAAATTAGAAGCTTTAGAACCATTTGAAGCTGCTGAAATTAAGAAAACAATCAAAGAAGTTCAAAAAGAAACTGGTATTAAAGGTAAACAATTATTCATGCCGATTCGTGTAGCAGTTACAGGACAAATGCATGGGCCTGAATTGCCAAATACAATTGAAGTATTAGGTAAAGACAAGGTGTTAACACGCTTAAAAAAATATGTGTAA
- a CDS encoding PIN/TRAM domain-containing protein, producing the protein MKVLKFIVVIIYIILGAALGILLIPEIVHDLNIKDYPILTNYYIDGLIGIIVFFLIFGLFINKVTKAFKAIEQWILQRSAVEIIFATLGLIIGLFISVMASFILEMIGNSILNHLVPLIITLLLCYLGFQFGLKKRDEMLMFLPENMARSMSKSNISPIPKLLDTSAIIDGRILDVLRCGFIDGEILIPQGVINELQIVADANDSVKREKGQRGLDILNELYDLDYPTRVIHPQKSHSDIDELLVKLAQTYHAHVITTDFNLNKVCHVQGIKALNVNDLSEAIKPNIHQGDHINILLTKMGKEPGQGVGYLDDGTMVVVDNAKQLVGKHVDLEVISLLQTSSGRIIFAKKLNDTE; encoded by the coding sequence TTGAAAGTATTGAAATTTATCGTAGTAATTATTTATATCATCCTTGGTGCAGCTTTAGGTATTTTATTAATACCTGAGATTGTCCATGATTTAAATATTAAAGACTATCCAATTTTGACAAATTATTATATTGATGGATTAATCGGCATTATAGTGTTCTTTTTAATCTTTGGTCTATTTATTAATAAAGTAACCAAAGCATTCAAAGCTATTGAACAATGGATTTTGCAACGAAGTGCAGTTGAAATTATATTTGCAACGCTTGGTCTTATTATAGGTTTATTTATATCAGTTATGGCTTCTTTTATTTTAGAAATGATTGGTAATTCAATCTTAAATCATTTGGTGCCACTTATTATTACATTATTATTATGTTATTTAGGTTTCCAATTTGGACTGAAAAAGCGCGATGAAATGTTGATGTTTTTACCAGAGAATATGGCGCGTTCAATGTCTAAAAGTAATATCAGTCCTATACCTAAATTACTCGATACAAGTGCCATTATCGATGGTCGTATTTTAGATGTCTTACGTTGTGGTTTTATAGATGGCGAAATTCTTATTCCTCAAGGTGTTATTAATGAGCTACAAATTGTGGCGGACGCTAATGATAGTGTGAAACGTGAAAAGGGGCAACGCGGTTTAGATATTTTAAATGAGCTATATGACTTAGATTATCCAACGCGTGTAATACATCCACAAAAATCACATAGTGATATTGATGAATTATTAGTGAAATTAGCACAAACGTATCATGCACATGTCATTACAACTGATTTTAATTTAAATAAAGTATGTCATGTACAAGGGATTAAAGCACTCAATGTTAATGATCTATCTGAGGCGATTAAACCAAACATACATCAAGGTGATCATATCAATATACTACTGACTAAGATGGGGAAAGAACCAGGTCAAGGTGTCGGTTATTTAGATGATGGCACTATGGTTGTTGTTGATAATGCGAAACAACTTGTTGGTAAACATGTCGACTTGGAAGTGATTAGTTTATTACAAACATCATCAGGTCGCATTATCTTTGCTAAAAAATTAAATGATACTGAGTGA
- a CDS encoding protein arginine kinase, with translation MSDINARISDWMKETSESPIVMSSRIRLARNLENHVHPLMFPSEQAGFRVINEVQDALPDLTLMRLDTMDQQSKLKLVAKHLISPELIKQPASAVLLNEDESLSIMINEEDHVRIQAMGNDLSLEDLYQKASEIDDKLDETLDISYDEHLGYLTTCPTNIGTGMRASVMLHLPGLSIMKRMNRIAQTINRFGFTIRGIYGEGSQVYGHIYQVSNQLTLGKTESEIIDNLTEVVQQIINEEMQIRERLTQYNELETLDRIYRSLGILQNSRMISMEEASYRLSEVKLGIDLGYLTLSHFQFNELMVSIQSAFIYNDEDETKSVNEKRADILREYTQ, from the coding sequence ATGAGTGATATAAATGCACGTATAAGTGATTGGATGAAAGAGACTTCAGAATCTCCTATTGTAATGTCGTCACGAATTCGCTTAGCCCGAAATTTAGAAAATCATGTACACCCATTAATGTTTCCATCAGAACAAGCTGGGTTTAGAGTAATCAATGAAGTACAAGATGCTTTGCCAGATTTAACTTTAATGCGTTTAGATACAATGGATCAGCAAAGTAAATTGAAATTGGTAGCGAAACATTTAATTAGTCCAGAGCTTATTAAGCAACCTGCGTCAGCAGTATTATTAAACGAAGATGAATCATTAAGCATTATGATTAATGAGGAAGATCATGTGCGTATCCAAGCTATGGGCAATGATTTATCGTTAGAAGATTTATACCAAAAGGCTTCTGAAATCGACGATAAATTAGATGAAACATTGGACATTAGTTATGATGAACATTTAGGATATTTAACTACATGTCCTACAAATATTGGAACAGGTATGAGAGCAAGTGTGATGCTTCACTTACCTGGACTATCTATAATGAAACGTATGAACCGTATTGCACAAACTATTAATCGTTTTGGTTTTACGATTAGAGGTATATATGGAGAAGGTTCACAAGTGTATGGTCATATTTATCAAGTTTCAAATCAGCTTACACTTGGGAAAACAGAATCAGAAATTATTGATAATTTAACTGAAGTTGTACAACAAATTATTAATGAAGAAATGCAAATTCGTGAACGATTAACACAATATAATGAACTTGAAACCTTAGATCGTATTTATCGTTCACTTGGTATACTGCAAAATAGTCGAATGATATCGATGGAAGAAGCTTCTTATCGATTAAGTGAAGTTAAATTAGGTATTGATTTAGGATATTTGACGTTAAGTCATTTTCAATTTAATGAATTGATGGTCAGTATCCAATCAGCGTTTATATATAATGATGAAGATGAAACGAAATCTGTAAATGAGAAGAGAGCAGATATATTACGAGAATACACTCAATAG
- a CDS encoding ATP-dependent Clp protease ATP-binding subunit → MLFGRLTERAQRVLAHAQEEAIRLNHSNIGTEHLLLGLMKEPEGIAAKVLESFNITEDRVIEEVEKLIGHGQEQTGTLHYTPRAKKVIELSMDEARKLHHNFVGTEHILLGLIRENEGVAARVFANLDLNITKARAQVVKALGSPEMSNKNATANKSNNTPTLDGLARDLTVIAKDGTLDPVVGRDKEITRVIEVLSRRTKNNPVLIGEPGVGKTAIAEGLAQAIVNNEVPETLKNKRVMSLDMGTVVAGTKYRGEFEERLKKVMEEIHQAGNVILFIDELHTLVGAGGAEGAIDASNILKPALARGELQCIGATTLDEYRKNIEKDAALERRFQPIQVDEPSVEDTIAILKGLRDRYEAHHRINISDEALEAAAKLSDRYVSDRFLPDKAIDLIDEASSKVRLKSHTTPNNLKEIEQEIEKVKNEKDAAVHAQEFENAANLRDKQTKLEKQYEDAKNEWQTSQGGQSTSLSKEDIGEVIAGWTGIPLTKINETESDRLLNLEQTLHNRVIGQNDAVTSISKAVRRARAGLKDPKRPIGSFIFLGPTGVGKTELARALAESMFGEEDAMIRVDMSEFMEKHAVSRLVGAPPGYVGHDDGGQLTEKVRRKPYSVILFDEIEKAHPDVFNILLQVLDDGHLTDTKGRQVDFRNTVIIMTSNVGAQELQDQRFAGFGGGAEGHDYETIRKTMMKELKNSFRPEFLNRVDDIIVFHKLSKEELKEIVTMMVNKLTNRLSEQDINIEVTDKAKEKIAEEGYDPEYGARPLIRAIQKTVEDNLSELILDGNQIEGKEVVIDHDGNEFKYNINDKSQHVLDEGKETTETEA, encoded by the coding sequence ATGCTATTTGGTAGATTAACTGAACGCGCTCAACGTGTATTAGCACATGCGCAAGAAGAAGCAATTCGTTTGAACCATTCAAATATAGGTACTGAGCATTTATTGCTTGGCTTAATGAAAGAACCAGAAGGTATTGCAGCCAAAGTATTAGAAAGCTTTAATATTACTGAAGATAGAGTGATTGAAGAAGTTGAGAAATTAATTGGCCACGGTCAAGAACAAACAGGTACCTTACACTATACGCCAAGAGCTAAGAAAGTGATTGAACTTTCAATGGATGAAGCAAGAAAGTTACACCATAACTTTGTAGGTACTGAGCATATCTTATTAGGCTTAATTCGTGAAAATGAGGGCGTAGCTGCACGCGTATTTGCCAATCTAGATTTAAATATTACAAAAGCCCGTGCACAAGTTGTGAAAGCATTAGGTAGTCCAGAAATGAGCAACAAAAATGCTACAGCTAATAAATCAAATAATACCCCTACGTTAGATGGTTTAGCACGTGACTTAACTGTTATTGCAAAAGATGGCACATTAGACCCAGTCGTAGGTAGAGATAAAGAAATTACACGCGTTATTGAAGTATTAAGTCGCCGTACAAAAAATAACCCAGTATTAATCGGGGAACCTGGTGTAGGTAAAACAGCAATTGCTGAAGGCTTAGCTCAAGCTATCGTAAATAACGAAGTACCAGAAACGCTTAAAAATAAACGTGTTATGTCATTAGATATGGGTACAGTTGTAGCTGGTACGAAATATCGTGGTGAGTTTGAAGAACGTTTGAAAAAAGTAATGGAAGAAATCCATCAAGCAGGTAATGTTATCTTATTCATCGATGAATTGCATACATTAGTAGGTGCTGGTGGTGCAGAAGGTGCTATTGATGCGTCAAACATTTTAAAACCAGCTTTAGCACGTGGTGAACTACAATGTATTGGAGCAACTACGTTAGATGAATACCGTAAAAATATTGAGAAAGATGCTGCATTAGAACGTCGTTTCCAACCTATTCAAGTGGACGAACCTTCTGTTGAAGATACAATCGCTATCTTAAAAGGTTTACGTGATCGTTATGAAGCACATCATCGTATCAATATTTCTGATGAAGCACTTGAAGCGGCTGCTAAATTAAGTGACCGATACGTGTCAGATCGCTTTTTACCAGACAAAGCAATTGATTTAATTGATGAAGCAAGTTCTAAAGTACGTTTAAAAAGCCATACAACACCAAACAACTTGAAAGAAATTGAACAAGAAATTGAAAAAGTTAAAAACGAAAAAGATGCTGCTGTTCATGCACAAGAATTTGAAAATGCAGCGAATTTACGTGATAAACAAACAAAATTAGAAAAACAATATGAAGATGCTAAAAACGAATGGCAAACGTCTCAAGGTGGACAATCAACATCATTATCTAAAGAAGATATTGGTGAAGTTATCGCCGGATGGACTGGCATACCATTAACTAAAATTAATGAAACTGAATCAGATCGTTTATTAAACTTAGAACAAACATTACACAATCGTGTAATTGGTCAAAATGATGCTGTAACATCTATTAGTAAAGCCGTTCGTCGTGCTCGTGCTGGTTTAAAAGACCCTAAACGTCCAATCGGTAGCTTTATCTTCTTAGGACCAACAGGTGTTGGTAAAACAGAGCTTGCTCGAGCTTTAGCTGAATCAATGTTCGGTGAAGAAGATGCAATGATTCGCGTAGATATGAGCGAATTCATGGAGAAACATGCAGTGAGTCGTTTAGTAGGAGCACCTCCAGGTTATGTAGGCCATGACGATGGTGGTCAATTAACTGAAAAAGTTAGACGTAAACCATATTCTGTTATCTTATTTGATGAAATTGAAAAAGCACATCCAGATGTGTTCAACATCTTATTACAAGTACTTGATGATGGTCATTTAACAGATACTAAAGGTCGTCAAGTTGATTTCCGTAACACGGTCATTATTATGACATCAAATGTCGGAGCTCAAGAATTACAAGATCAACGATTTGCAGGATTTGGTGGTGGCGCAGAAGGTCATGACTATGAAACGATTCGTAAAACAATGATGAAAGAACTTAAAAATTCATTCCGTCCAGAGTTCTTGAACCGTGTAGATGATATTATTGTCTTCCACAAACTTTCTAAAGAAGAATTGAAAGAAATTGTGACTATGATGGTTAATAAATTAACTAATCGTCTTTCTGAACAAGACATTAATATTGAAGTGACAGACAAAGCAAAAGAAAAAATTGCTGAAGAAGGTTATGATCCAGAGTATGGTGCGCGTCCATTAATTAGAGCTATTCAAAAAACAGTTGAAGATAATTTAAGTGAATTAATCTTGGACGGTAACCAAATTGAAGGTAAAGAAGTTGTTATCGATCATGATGGCAATGAATTTAAATATAATATTAATGATAAAAGTCAACATGTTTTAGATGAAGGTAAAGAAACAACTGAAACTGAAGCATAA